The DNA segment AAAATTGTGGTTAGGGGGCCGCGGAACTCGTGGGACACCATTGCCACAAACCGAGACTTTAGCTCGTTCAGATGTTGGGCGTGGTGTAAAGCTGCTTGGAGTTGTTGATTTTGCGCCTGAATCTGTTGCTGCTGGCGACAAATGGTGAGCTGATTTTCTACCCGTGCTAGCACCTCTTCAACGTGAAAGGGTTTAGTGATATAGTCAGCGGCACCGACTTCAAAGGCTTTAACTTTATCCAATGCTTCGCCTAGGCCACTCACAAAAATAACTGGAATGTTACGGCTTGTTTCTGAGGCTTTAAGGCGGGCACAGACTTCATAGCCACTGATATCTGGCATGGTGATATCTAGCAAGATGAGGTCTGGTAACGACACCTGCACGGTTGTGAGGGCTAACCGACCGTTCAATGCTTTACGGACTTTGTAGCCACGATCGTTGAGCATTTTTGCCAACAGCCGCAAGTTATCGGGTTGGTCATCGACAGCTAAGATTGTTGCACGCGGTGAAGATATGCCCATGGGATTCAATGTCAGCTATTAACAGTTATAGCGGTTTGCAGTCCGTGGCAATAGGCTATGCTTGGCTCAAACTTGTTGTGGCCTATAGCTTTAACTGTGATTTATCACTCTCTAAGGCACTATACGTCAGAGTCAACAATAATCATCAGGCTACTAAGTCTCTGAACTAGTTAAGTGAATAATTTGGTCAAAGCGAAACTTGGTGACTAGGGTGCGTAATTGTTGTGCGATCGCTTGGTGAGAGGCAGGGATGTCTGCCAAGAGTTGGAGAATCAGATCATCGTCTGCACACAGAGCAGCTTGATGCAGATCAGTAATCCATTGCGGGGGCATTATCGCTAGATCACTAGCAGTGAGAACAGCCTGAGATGGGGTTGACGACGAGTCATCTGTAGTGTGGTCATGTTGATTTACCCCATGGGCATCATCGTCGTCGTACTGATAGCGAACCCCTAAATAGTGGCTCATCATGCTAAAAATGATGTGGTCTTGCAATGGTTTAAGCACAAGGTCGTCACAACCTGCGGCTAACACTTTTGGTCGCTCGTCCTCAAAGGCGCTAGCTGTGTTGGCAATGATAATGGTTGGCCGTCGCTGAGTAGTGGTTAGGCGATCGCCCATCTGATCTAAAGGCGTTAGCTGTTTCGTGCGTTCGCGTTCACGGATTTGTCGAGTCGCTTCGTAGCCATCCATAACTGGCATCTGCAGATCCATCCAGATTAGATCAGGTGACCATTCATCCCACTGTTGAATGGCCTCAACCCCGTTAGAGGCGGCTCGAACCTGGAAACCAACGAGTGTTAGCAAGCGCACAAGTAACTCTTGGTTTTCGAGATGGTCTTCGACTACAAGGATACGATAGCTAGGCTGATTGGGTGACAGGCCAGTTACTCGGCGTAATGGTTGGTGGCTGTGGAACTGCAAGGCATTCACAACTTGAACAGGCAAAACTACTGTGAAGGTTGTGCCTGCATTCAGGGTGCTACGAACGTTGATCGTTCCCCCCATTAACTGCACAAACTGGCGAGTAATTAACAAGCCTAGGCCACTGCCCTCCTGAGATTTGCGCCCTGTTTCTGTCTGACTAAAGCTACCAAACAAGAGATCAAGCTCTTCAGGAGCAATGCCGGGGCCAGTGTCTTCCACGTCAAACTGAAGCATTGTGCGTGGATTATCTGTAGGCGACCAGGTGTTACTAGCATGGCGGGCAGTCGCTGATGAGCCTTGAGGGTTTGCGATCTGAACGTGTAGGGTTACTCTGCCCTGCTGGGTGAATTTAATCGCATTCCCCAACAGGTTGATCAAAATTTGGCGCAGCTTGCTCTCATCCGTCTTAACGTAAGTTGGTAAATCAGCAGCATAGTCAATCTCAAGGTTTAACCCCTTAGCCTGGGCCTTAAGCTGTAGCATTTCAACGATCGCTACAATCGTGCTACGTAGATTGACCACATCTTCATTAAGAGTAACCTTACCAGCTTCAATCTTGGACATATCCAGCACATCATTAATCAGCGTCAGCAAATGTTCTCC comes from the Cyanobacteriota bacterium genome and includes:
- a CDS encoding response regulator, which produces MGISSPRATILAVDDQPDNLRLLAKMLNDRGYKVRKALNGRLALTTVQVSLPDLILLDITMPDISGYEVCARLKASETSRNIPVIFVSGLGEALDKVKAFEVGAADYITKPFHVEEVLARVENQLTICRQQQQIQAQNQQLQAALHHAQHLNELKSRFVAMVSHEFRGPLTTI